One genomic region from Planktothrix serta PCC 8927 encodes:
- the recR gene encoding recombination mediator RecR, with amino-acid sequence MGGSSTVYTRPLARLIEQLQHLPGVGPKTAQRLALHIIKRPDEDVQALAQALLDAKQQVGFCQVCFHLSAEPVCEICRNPQRDPDTICVVSDSRDVIALEKTREYKGKYHVLGGVISPMDGVGPEQLTIQPLVRRVSQQKIKELIIAISPSIEGETTTLYIGQLLKPFTRVTRIAFGLPMGGELEYADEITLARALEGRRELD; translated from the coding sequence TACTCGTCCTTTAGCTCGATTAATTGAGCAATTGCAACATTTACCCGGTGTGGGGCCAAAAACCGCCCAACGCCTGGCGCTTCATATTATTAAGCGTCCTGATGAGGATGTCCAAGCTTTAGCACAGGCGTTATTGGATGCTAAACAGCAAGTGGGTTTTTGTCAGGTTTGTTTTCATCTCTCGGCTGAACCCGTTTGTGAGATTTGTCGAAACCCCCAACGTGACCCCGATACAATTTGTGTGGTGTCCGACTCCCGCGATGTCATCGCCTTAGAAAAAACACGGGAATATAAGGGAAAATATCATGTTTTGGGGGGTGTGATTTCTCCGATGGATGGAGTGGGCCCCGAACAATTAACGATTCAACCCTTAGTGCGTCGGGTGAGTCAACAAAAGATTAAAGAATTGATTATTGCTATTAGTCCCAGTATTGAGGGCGAAACCACGACCTTATATATCGGTCAACTGTTAAAACCTTTTACAAGAGTAACCCGAATTGCCTTTGGTTTACCGATGGGGGGCGAGTTAGAATATGCCGATGAAATTACCTTAGCACGGGCATTAGAAGGGCGGCGAGAGTTAGATTAG